In the genome of Aureimonas sp. OT7, one region contains:
- a CDS encoding TetR/AcrR family transcriptional regulator gives MKHADRRQITREALIAAATAEIFENGISGASLRHITERAGYTQGAFYSNFSTRNALLEAVLEKLMRGRLDRMEAILLGEGPLETTIERLGEWLKSMQDDTAGTLVMLEFQVHALRDTGFATNYNRWRAAQHALIAHAIETIRKHHGVETKLPPMLMSLGFSALWSGFALQGRLPEDIEVDDLIGSFMRALV, from the coding sequence CACGCCGACAGAAGGCAGATTACACGCGAGGCGCTGATTGCCGCAGCGACCGCAGAGATTTTCGAGAACGGGATTTCCGGCGCTTCACTGCGCCACATCACCGAGCGAGCGGGCTACACGCAAGGCGCATTCTATTCCAATTTTTCGACGCGGAACGCTCTCTTGGAGGCGGTGCTTGAAAAACTCATGCGGGGCCGGCTAGACCGGATGGAGGCCATTCTGCTTGGGGAAGGACCACTCGAAACCACCATCGAGCGGCTGGGCGAATGGCTGAAATCCATGCAGGACGATACGGCCGGCACGCTGGTGATGCTCGAATTCCAGGTCCACGCGCTAAGAGACACCGGGTTCGCAACGAACTATAATCGATGGCGCGCTGCCCAGCATGCTCTCATTGCCCACGCAATAGAAACGATTCGAAAGCACCATGGCGTGGAGACAAAACTGCCACCGATGCTGATGTCGCTAGGATTCTCTGCCCTTTGGTCTGGCTTCGCGCTGCAGGGGCGGCTTCCCGAGGACATCGAGGTCGACGATTTGATTGGGTCGTTCATGCGGGCGTTGGTCTGA